A single Oncorhynchus kisutch isolate 150728-3 linkage group LG19, Okis_V2, whole genome shotgun sequence DNA region contains:
- the mrps17 gene encoding small ribosomal subunit protein uS17m, which produces MSVKQASVHAKWIIGRVIGTKMQKTAKVRVTRLVLDPYLLKYYNKRKTYFAHDALQQCTVGDIVLLKALAERRSRHVKHELAEIVYKVGNVVDPLTGKRVAGSEFLECLTDPPHSLEQECPTLTEKLQELNISAATSSGATLVSSSTTTP; this is translated from the exons ATGTCTGTAAAACAGGCTTCAGTCCATGCTAAATGGATCATCGGCAGAGTGATCGGGACCAAGATGCAGAAGACTGCAAAAGTTAGAGTCACCAGACTGGTTCTGGACCCGTACCTGCTCAAG TACTACAACAAGAGAAAGACCTACTTTGCCCACGATGCCTTGCAGCAGTGCACTGTGGGAGATATAGTCCTTCTGAAGGCCCTTGCTGAGCGCAGGTCGAGACATGTGAAACATGAACTGGCGGAGATTGTCTACAAGGTGGGCAACGTGGTGGACCCCCTGACAGGGAAGAGGGTGGCGGGGAGCGAGTTTCTAGAGTGCCTCACTGACCCCCCACACAGTCTGGAGCAGGAGTGTCCGACGCTAACAGAGAAATTACAGGAACTCAACATCTCTGCTGCTACCTCTTCAGGTGCAACCTTGGTCTCATCATCCACAACCACACCTTGA